A stretch of DNA from Streptomyces gobiensis:
GATCCGCGCACACAGCCGCTCCACGGCCCGGGCGTCGGCGGGCGCGATCCCGCCGTTGTCCACCGCGCGGCGCAGAAAGGGCAGCAGCCGGTACTCGGCATGGAAGGCGGGCCACTCCGTGGGTGCGGAGACAGGCTCCGCGGGGCAGGTGAGCGGCAGCGGACCGAGGTAGCAGGGGCGGTCCGGGGTGCCATAGGAGTCGGCCGGGGTGCTGTGCAGCCCGGCCAGCTCACGGCCGAGCCGCTCGGCCTGTGCGGAGGAGGCGGGCCCCGGTTCGATCCACTCCAGTGCGAGGAGATCGGGCTCGGTGGCGAGCACATCGGGCACGGCCACGGTGCCGGTGGCGCGCAGCGCGGCCAGCCCGGCGGACTCCGCTGCGAAGAAGTCCGCCGGGGCATGGGCGAGCGTTTTGGCGAAGACCGTCCGGCCATCGGTGAGCGTGATCCGCTGGGCATCGCAGACGGAGCCACCACCCACCGGGCGGGAGCCGGTGGCCGCACTGCCGGTGAGCGCGGCCACCCGGGAAGCCAGAGGTGTCATCCACCGATGATCTCAGAGGGACGGGTCTATCCGCGCGTCCATGGCCTGCAGCGCCGTGGTGACCGGCTGGAAGAAGGTCACACCGCCCTGCGTACAGTCACCGCTGCCGCCGGAGGTGAGACCCACTGCGGCGTCGCCGGAGAACATGGCACCACCGCTGTCACCGGGCTCGGCGCACACATCGGTCTGTATGAGGCCGTTCACGATGTCGCCATTGCCGTAGTTCACCGTGGCGTTGAGGCCGGTCACCGTGCCCTCGCTGAGGCCAGTGGTGCTGCCGCTGCGCTGCACCGGCATACCGACGCTTGCCTCGGCGGCTCTGTTGATCTGTTGGGTGGTGCCATTCTTGAGATCCACGGTGCTCGGGGCCTCGGCGTTCTGGTCGTCATAGCCCACCAGCGCGAAGTCGCTGCCGGGGAACTGCGATGTGACGGTGGTGCCCAGCGGCTGGGTTCCGGTCTGGTCGGCGCTCCATATCTGTCCGGCGCCGCCGCAGTGACCCGCGGTGAGAAACGCCTTCACACCGTTCACGCTGACGTTGAAGCCGAGGGAACAGCGCGAACCTCCGCCGAAGATGGCGTCACCGCCGTCCGCGAACGGCTTGAACTCCCCTGCGGACCGCTGGACGGTGACCGTGTCCCGCATCCGGTTGGTGGACTCGGTGAGCCTGTCCCACTTCTCGCCGGTGACCGTGCTGTCGGCGACAACCACGACCTTGTTCGTTCTGGGGTCGATGGACCAGGCGGTGCCCGGCACTGATGCCCGCTCGCGCAGTGCGCTGATGGTGTCCCGCAGGACCGTCATGCTGTTCTTCACCACTCTCGGCTCGGCGCCCTGGGCCTGGGCGCTGTCCGCTGCCTCCTCGTTCAGCACATTCATCACAAGCCGGCCGGAGCCGTTGTCGAAGTACCAGCCCGCCGCTTCCGCGCCGAGTTCCGAGGCGAGCTCCGGGCCGAGCCGTGCGGCGTCCTGTTGGGTGAGCGTTCTGGCGGCCGACGGCTGGTCGGGGCTCGCGTTGGCGCTGGGCAGCAGGACGGCGGCCGTGACCAGCCCGGCCGCGGCCGCTCCGGCGGCGACTGCGGCGCGCTTGTTCACTCGTCGGTGGCTCAATTCACTGACCTCCAGCGGGCAGAGACCTTCGTGGACCTGTGCTTCTTCCACCGACTCATACGCACCCCGCGCCCAACTCACTCAACCCAAGGGAGGTTTCATCATCTGGATCTCGCGCCACGCAGGTCCCCAGGCTGCCCGGACGCTGGGTTCAGCAGAGCTCCATGTGTGTGGGGTGGTTGGCGTTAAAGCCGTACCCGGCGAATGTCGCCGTTTGCTGGGGCTCGATCAGCCTGCAGGGGCTCACCATGCCGTCCGTATACACCACCTGTACGGACTGTGGGTCTTCGCAGCCGTTGGTCACAAAGGTGTAGCGCCAGCTGGAGGCGTAGCTGACACAGGGCGGCGGCGCCCCGTCCTGGGCGACCGCGGTACTGAAGGGCGTGACTGCCAGGGCGGTGCCGACCAGCACCGGCACGGCGGCGGCGCGCAAGCGGACGTGAATGCGGACGTGGGCCATGGAGACAACTCCCTCTCCTCGAAGGTGACGGGCACTCATTCTCCCGCAGCTGCAAGTAATTTCAGTGTCTTGCGCAAGAATGACGGGTTACCAGCGGGGTGAAGGCCAAACGGCTGCTGGCACACAGCTGAGGGCGGCGATCAACGGAAGCTCACCCGCTCCAGCCAGGGCTCCACACAAAGACATGCGGGCACCTTATGGAGGTCCCAGCGCAGCACCCATACCGCTTTTAGCGCGTGAACCCGTGCGTAGCATGCAGAGGTGGCGCGCATGGTGGGAATCAAGGATGTCGCCCGACGGGCGGGAGTCTCAGTCGGCACGGTCTCCAATGTGATCAACCGTCCTGAGATGGTCGCCGAGGAGACCCGTGAGCGGGTCCAGATCGCCATCTGCGAACTGGGCTATGTCCGCAGTGAGTCGGCCCGGCAGCTGCGGGCGGGACAGAGCCGGATCATCGCGCTGCTCGTACTGGATATGGCCAACCCATTCTTTGTAGATGTCGCCTCAGGCGCGGAACGGGCAGCCCGGGAGGCAGGGCTCGGCGTGATGATGTGCAACACCGGGCAGAGGCCCAGTGAAGAGGCCGAATATCTCTCGTTCTTCGCTGAACAGCGAGTGCGCGGCGTGCTGATCACCCCGGCGGACCCCAGCGGCCGTAATCTGGCTGAGTTCCGACGGCACGGCATATCGGCCGTCCTGGTCGACCGGGTGCTGCCCGGCAGCCCGGAGGGTTGCTCGGTCTCCGTCAACGACGTCGCTGGCGGCAGACTCGCAGCGCGGCATCTGCTTACGCAGGGACATCGCGGCTTGGCCTATATCAGTGGCCCTATGCACCTTGCCCAGTGTCAGGACCGCCGCACGGGCGCCCTGGAGACGCTTGAAGAAGCGGGCTTACCGGAGGCAGAGCTGCGCCATATCGAGACGGCGCGGCTGGATGTGGCGGCGGGGCGGGACGCGGGGGCGCGGTTGCTGGGAATGTCGCCGAGGCCGACAGCGGCGTTCTGCGCCAACGACCTGCTGGCGCTGGGGATGCTGCAGGCGCTCTATGGCGCTGGTGTCTCGGTGCCGGAGGAGATAGCACTGGTGGGCTATGACGATATCCACTTCGCCTCGGCCGCCGCCGTGCCGTTGACCTCGGTGCGGCAGCCGGCGTACCGGATGGGACATATGGCCGCCGAGCTGCTCATCGAGGAGACCGGTGACCGGGCGGGCCGGCATGAGCATCAGCGGATCGTTCTCCAGCCCGAACTGGTCGTACGCAGCTCCAGCGTCGCGGCGCACCGCTAGCCGAACCGCGACGCCGCCGCCCGTCGCTTGCGCACCGTAAGCATCGTGTGCCACGCATCTACACGCAGCCAATTCACCAGCACCCACACGTTCGGGCGAACAGGTTCGTCTGTTCGCTCGCTGTCGAGCAGGCACGGATACCCCGATCGGCTGGCCGGAGGCCCGTATCCGACCGGCCCAGGCGTTGGACAGGCCAGTCTGTCCCCCACCGCCGGGGCGTTAGAGGATGGAGGTATGAGCGACCGCTTCAGCACACGCACCCTCGATGTGACCACCGGCTCCGGGGAGGCCGTCGCCGATCTCACCCGCGACTGCGAGGCCTTTCTCGCTGAGGCCGCGGGGAGCCGCGACGGGCTGCTCAACGTTTTCGTTCCGCACGCGACCGCCGGTGTCGCGATTCTGGAGACCGGCGCCGGGAGTGACGACGATCTGCTCGCCGTGCTGCAGGAGCTGCTGCCCGCGGATGACCGCTGGCGCCACCGGCACGGCAGCCCCGGGCATGGCCGTGATCACGTGCTGCCCGCGCTGGTGCCGCCGCACGCCACGCTGCCGGTCATCAGCGGACGGCTGGCGCTGGGTACGTGGCAATCCGTCTGCCTGGTCGATACGAACGGGGACAACCCGAACCGCCAGGTCCGGCTGACCTTCCTCTGCTAGCGGCCCGCCCTCCGCCCTGGGGCCCCGGACGAAGTCCGGGGGGAGGAGACTGCCCACAACACTTGGGGTCGGGGCGAAGCCCCCAGTTTCGGGAAGGTGGGGTCGCCTCCCAGATGGAGGGTCAGGGGAGAAGATCCCCCGGTCAGAGCCAGTCGTAGGCGGTTTGGGCGTCGAAGTCTTCCTGGCCGCCGGGGAAACAGAGCCCTGCCGTGGTGAAGGCGGGATCGTCAGCGGTCTCCGGGAGGTAGGGCACGGCGATGCACCGCATCCCGGCGCGGCGCGCCGCCTCCGCGCCCGGGGCGGCGTCCTCCACCACCACGCACCGGGCGGGCTCGGCCCCAAGGCGCTGGGCTGCTTCCAGAAAGACATCCGCGTCCGGCTTGCCCCGCTCGACCTCCTCAGCCGACACATAGCGCGGCAGCAGATGGCTCAGGCCGGTCCCTGCGAGCACCGTCCCGATGGCCGTCCGGGAGGACCCCGAGGCGATAATCATCGGATGCCCGGCGGTGTACAGCTGCTCCGCGAACTTCCGCATCTCCGGGAACACCTCCGTGGAGGCGCGTGCCAGCTCCAGGTAGGCCTGGTTCTTCTCCCTCAGCAGCTGGTCGACCGGAGCGTCGATGGCGTACTCCTCGCGCAGTGTCGCCAGGGTCTCCCGGGTGCCGATCCCGATGAAGCGCTGGTGGTCCTGCCAGGTGAAGCCGGTCACCCCGTGGCTGATCAGGACGCGCCGCCCCGCCTGGTAGTAGTTGGGCTCGCTGTCCACGAGTGTGCCGTCGAGATCGAAGATCACCGCGGTGCCGGGGGAGTCGTTCATACGCACAAGCATGCCAAGGCGGCGCTCCACCGATTTGGTTGTAGGGGACAAGAGATGCTTTCCTCTTGGTCGTATCAGCATGCGGACAGAAGTGAGCGAGCCGAGCGTGAAGAGGATGTTCGTGGCCCCGGACCCGGGGCGGGTCAGGCTGCGCACCTCACTGCGTGCGGTGCTCGGTGTCGCCCTCGCCGTCGCGGCCGCCGCGCTGGCGGGGCTTGGGCTGGTGCCCGCCATCACCGGTGGCGTGGCCGCGCTTCTCGCGCTCTTCACCGTCACCGACCCGGCCATCTCCCGGCAGGCGGTCACCACCGCGCTGCTGCCGGTGATCGGCCTGCCGGTGCTGGCGCTCGCCGCCGTGCTGCACGACTACCCGCCGCTCCGGGACGGGGTCTTCCTGGCGATCGTCTTCGCCGGGGTGTACGCCAGGCGCTGGGGTCCGCGCGGGAACGCACTGGGCATCTTCGCGTTCATGATGTTCTTCGTCACGCAGTTTCTGCGGCCTACCACAGGTCAGCTGCTGGAGCTGTACGCGGCCGTGCTGATCGCGCTGGCCGCCAGCTCAACGGTCCGATTCGGGCTGTGGTGCATCGAGCGCCGCACGCCTGCGCCGCCCGCTCCCGCCCCGCTCGAGGGCCCGGGGCTGCGCAGGCCCACGACGCGGCAGGCCTTCCAGGCCCTGGTCGCGTGCGGCTTCGCGCTCGCGGTCGGCCAGGCGGTCTCGCATGAGCGCTGGTACTGGGCGGTCGGCGCCGCTTGGTGGATCTTCGTTAATACCGCTTCACGCGGTGAGACGCTGGTCCGTGGCTTCCGCCGGGTGCTTGGCACCGTCTGTGGAATCGCCGCCGGGCTGCTGGTCGCGCTGCCGGTGGACGGCGCGATGGCGCCCACCGCCGCACTGGTCGCCGTCTGCGTGTTCGGGATCTTCTACACCGCGGCCACCTCATACAGCTGGATGATGTTCTTCGTGACCGTCATGGTCGGGCTGCTCTATGGGCTGCTCGGGGTGCTGCACGCCGGACTTCTCGGACTGCGGTTGCAGGAGACCGCGGTCGGTGCGCTCGGCGCCGCCCTCGCGGTGGCGTTCGTACTTCCGATCACCACTCATGCCGCGACCCATGCCTGGATCCAGCGTGCCCTGATCTGTCTGCGCCACTGCACGGCGGACGCGGCGCGCCGGCTCAGCGGGGACACGGCCGCCGACCCCGCGCCGCGCGTCGCTGAGCTGGAGCTGCTGCTCGGCCGGGTCCGCATGGCGCTCGCGCCGCTTGTGCACCCGCTCAACCCGCGGCGTGCCCGCAAGGCCCGGGCCCGGCAGATCCTCGTGCTGCTCGACGACTGTGCCCGGCAGGTACGCGGCCTGGCCGAGGTCGCCGCCGACCCGGACGCCTCACACGACGCCCGGCTGAGCGCCGCCTGTCAGCGTGTGGAGACGGCGGTGTGGTGGCTGGTACGGCAGGGGACGCCCGGCGCCGGTCCCAGGACCGCCGTCGCACCGCACGGCGCCGTACGCGCCGTACCGGAGCAGCACCCTGGGGCCGAGCGGGCGCTGGCTCATCTGCATGGTCTGGAGAGGGCCCTGGCCGGGCTGGCCACACCGCTCCACAGTGCGCCCCACGCGCCCCTGACGCCCGCTTGACCCCAAGCTCCGGTCCAGACCAACTGTTACGGTCACCTTGACGGCCAGCTGAGGGAAGAGGCGGCGCGATGGGCGGCACGGTCAGTGGGCAGCGGGCATACATCGGTTCGTTCACCTCGGCGGGTGGTCGCGGTATCACCACGGCTGCCGTTGACTCGGACAGCGGCGCACTGAGCGTGCTGAGCCATGCGGACGTCGTTCCCGATCCCTCGTATCTGGCTCTCGCCTCG
This window harbors:
- a CDS encoding fructosamine kinase family protein, which encodes MTPLASRVAALTGSAATGSRPVGGGSVCDAQRITLTDGRTVFAKTLAHAPADFFAAESAGLAALRATGTVAVPDVLATEPDLLALEWIEPGPASSAQAERLGRELAGLHSTPADSYGTPDRPCYLGPLPLTCPAEPVSAPTEWPAFHAEYRLLPFLRRAVDNGGIAPADARAVERLCARIDEVAGEPQPPVVIHGDLWSGNVHWSADGRARLIDPAAQGGHPETDLALLELFGCPGLPRILSAYEEIRPVPGRAARVPLHQLQHLLVHAAHFGGGYGSQCGAAARAALRQS
- a CDS encoding S1 family peptidase, whose product is MSHRRVNKRAAVAAGAAAAGLVTAAVLLPSANASPDQPSAARTLTQQDAARLGPELASELGAEAAGWYFDNGSGRLVMNVLNEEAADSAQAQGAEPRVVKNSMTVLRDTISALRERASVPGTAWSIDPRTNKVVVVADSTVTGEKWDRLTESTNRMRDTVTVQRSAGEFKPFADGGDAIFGGGSRCSLGFNVSVNGVKAFLTAGHCGGAGQIWSADQTGTQPLGTTVTSQFPGSDFALVGYDDQNAEAPSTVDLKNGTTQQINRAAEASVGMPVQRSGSTTGLSEGTVTGLNATVNYGNGDIVNGLIQTDVCAEPGDSGGAMFSGDAAVGLTSGGSGDCTQGGVTFFQPVTTALQAMDARIDPSL
- a CDS encoding alpha-amylase, which gives rise to MAHVRIHVRLRAAAVPVLVGTALAVTPFSTAVAQDGAPPPCVSYASSWRYTFVTNGCEDPQSVQVVYTDGMVSPCRLIEPQQTATFAGYGFNANHPTHMELC
- a CDS encoding LacI family DNA-binding transcriptional regulator, which encodes MVGIKDVARRAGVSVGTVSNVINRPEMVAEETRERVQIAICELGYVRSESARQLRAGQSRIIALLVLDMANPFFVDVASGAERAAREAGLGVMMCNTGQRPSEEAEYLSFFAEQRVRGVLITPADPSGRNLAEFRRHGISAVLVDRVLPGSPEGCSVSVNDVAGGRLAARHLLTQGHRGLAYISGPMHLAQCQDRRTGALETLEEAGLPEAELRHIETARLDVAAGRDAGARLLGMSPRPTAAFCANDLLALGMLQALYGAGVSVPEEIALVGYDDIHFASAAAVPLTSVRQPAYRMGHMAAELLIEETGDRAGRHEHQRIVLQPELVVRSSSVAAHR
- a CDS encoding secondary thiamine-phosphate synthase enzyme YjbQ, whose product is MSDRFSTRTLDVTTGSGEAVADLTRDCEAFLAEAAGSRDGLLNVFVPHATAGVAILETGAGSDDDLLAVLQELLPADDRWRHRHGSPGHGRDHVLPALVPPHATLPVISGRLALGTWQSVCLVDTNGDNPNRQVRLTFLC
- a CDS encoding HAD family hydrolase, which translates into the protein MNDSPGTAVIFDLDGTLVDSEPNYYQAGRRVLISHGVTGFTWQDHQRFIGIGTRETLATLREEYAIDAPVDQLLREKNQAYLELARASTEVFPEMRKFAEQLYTAGHPMIIASGSSRTAIGTVLAGTGLSHLLPRYVSAEEVERGKPDADVFLEAAQRLGAEPARCVVVEDAAPGAEAARRAGMRCIAVPYLPETADDPAFTTAGLCFPGGQEDFDAQTAYDWL
- a CDS encoding FUSC family protein — protein: MFVAPDPGRVRLRTSLRAVLGVALAVAAAALAGLGLVPAITGGVAALLALFTVTDPAISRQAVTTALLPVIGLPVLALAAVLHDYPPLRDGVFLAIVFAGVYARRWGPRGNALGIFAFMMFFVTQFLRPTTGQLLELYAAVLIALAASSTVRFGLWCIERRTPAPPAPAPLEGPGLRRPTTRQAFQALVACGFALAVGQAVSHERWYWAVGAAWWIFVNTASRGETLVRGFRRVLGTVCGIAAGLLVALPVDGAMAPTAALVAVCVFGIFYTAATSYSWMMFFVTVMVGLLYGLLGVLHAGLLGLRLQETAVGALGAALAVAFVLPITTHAATHAWIQRALICLRHCTADAARRLSGDTAADPAPRVAELELLLGRVRMALAPLVHPLNPRRARKARARQILVLLDDCARQVRGLAEVAADPDASHDARLSAACQRVETAVWWLVRQGTPGAGPRTAVAPHGAVRAVPEQHPGAERALAHLHGLERALAGLATPLHSAPHAPLTPA